The Klebsiella sp. RIT-PI-d genomic sequence GCGTTAACATTTTACGCGGCATTTTTTAATGAAAATACAACTTTCCCGCATCCTGCTGCTAAACACTGCGGGATTTTTACTCTTTCTGTGCTGGTATCTGCCGGAAAATCATGGAATATGGCTGCATCTGGATGCGGCTATTTTTCATTTCTTTAACCGACCTCTGGCGGATCATCGTGCTTACGTCTGGTTTCTGGCCATCGTCAATAATCGCGCCTTTGATGCCTGTTCTCTGCTGGCGATGGGCACGTTAATGCTCCAGTTCTGGTTAAGAGGCGATCCTGTCGAACGTCGTCGAATTATCATTATCGGTCTGGTGATGTTGTTGTCTGCCATTATTATTAACCAGCTCGCCCAGGCGCTGATGCCGGTAAAACGCGCCAGCCCAACGCTATTCTTTAATGATGCTCTGCGGGTTAGCAATGTCCTGCATATTTCGACCAAGGATGCGTCAAAAGACAGTTTCCCCGGCGATCACGGAATGATGCTGCTTATCTTTTGTGCTTTCATGTGGCGTTATTTTGGCCAAAAAACCTTCAGGCGGGCCTTAGTGATATTCGTTATTTTTGCGATTCCACGCGTCATGATCGGCGCGCACTGGATGACGGATATTGTGATTGGGTCATTATCATCAGTGCTCATTGGCCTGCCGTGGGTTCTGTTGACACCGGTAAGTGATAAAATGATTTGCGTTATGAATCGTTATTTATCCGGTAAAAATAAACAAAAAAATAACATTTGAATAACCTTAATAAACGCTTGATCTTTTTTATTGTCGCGCCATTTTTTTCCTTTTTGTCAGTTTCAGGCGATCTTTGGTCATCATAACGTCATGTCTGTGCTTACATAACTCAATGAATTACGGTTTCTTTATCGCAAACTGTCTATTTTTTAGCCAAATCATTTTTTTAACTTTCTGTATCACTTTTTCTTATAAAAAAACGCTTAAAAGCGCTCGCAATGCGGGTGTTGATAAGGTACTCTCGTTTACGTTTTGCCTTTCAGAGATAAATTTTTCTCAGTTCGGATAAATTTGTGCGTTTCCGCACAAATTTGACCAGAAAGAATTGTCTCGTTGTGCGCAGGTAATTAGTCTCGTCACGGTTGGCATTTTTATAACGATTTCTTCGTTAAGGACTTCAAGGGAAAATAAACAACATGGTCACATCTCAGCCGATTTTGAGATATATCTGGCGGGCTATCCCCGCGCTAGCTGTAGCAGTTCTGCTTTCTGCATGTAGTTCGACGAATACCGCAAAGAATATGCATCCTGAGACGCATGCTGT encodes the following:
- a CDS encoding phosphatase PAP2 family protein, with product MKIQLSRILLLNTAGFLLFLCWYLPENHGIWLHLDAAIFHFFNRPLADHRAYVWFLAIVNNRAFDACSLLAMGTLMLQFWLRGDPVERRRIIIIGLVMLLSAIIINQLAQALMPVKRASPTLFFNDALRVSNVLHISTKDASKDSFPGDHGMMLLIFCAFMWRYFGQKTFRRALVIFVIFAIPRVMIGAHWMTDIVIGSLSSVLIGLPWVLLTPVSDKMICVMNRYLSGKNKQKNNI